In Pseudophryne corroboree isolate aPseCor3 chromosome 3, aPseCor3.hap2, whole genome shotgun sequence, a genomic segment contains:
- the LOC135057211 gene encoding zinc finger protein 383-like gives MPNCIVKGCPHKTGRKLEYPSVTLHGFPNNIPEIKKWLLKTGQNFGDLDEFAEQVLEKKKSDVYCMCSEHFTVGSYIRKGSKIYLKKGAVPSIFEPFVGFPTIRRREDLDQVSNAISSLIPTVSLTNRSRYIDKCEKEGNNRAFAGSRCLKKDSSTQTEDISKTNNGQVAVRFSMLNNYLHPCAPSNPVNVQPMFKEQYAHALLDLKSKEEILFKESTKAPLPESSCATKKVEASINIHESRASEEISILVEKKEDLTSDRKVIVFESCLDQLFLKLCSAAHCLCKSPIKILEKKMDGLELVVNAICTSGHKFELWSNQPRKGDMIMGTVPLSEPILLSSSTQKSQFDEVAVHFSKEEWDSLKTEEKEIYWEVMIENYQTLRSLGRISVIPQIVSMIERGEEPYVIGPSHSEKENPVVHSMVAPVRAEPPLTRSSGVSQCGGPIGDAQNENVEKREISQECEEAFLEKRGLPDYVIPTHMEECPDCGKLFLYKSYLTRHQRTHTGEKPYPCTECDKCFTDRSSLAKHQRTHGIGKVFVCPDCEKCFGLKLDLIKHQAVHKEEYSFICSVCGESFLDYFALGRHKSSHKATFHLCPICGKCFSNPSHLLIHRKIHKGEQPYSCTECGECFKNNFDLVKHKQTRPSVKRFPCSECGKCFTQTSSLYAHRRLHLGAKPYSCPECGRCFAKKSSLIKHRRLHTGEKPFSCFEYGKCFAVHSNLVKHQQLHTREKRVLYS, from the exons ATGCCAAACTGCATCGTAAAAGGGTGCCCTCATAAAACAGGCCGTAAACTGGAATACCCCTCGGTAACTCTGCACGGATTCCCAAACAACATCCCCGAAATAAAAAAATGGCTCCTCAAAACCGGACAAAACTTTGGTGACCTGGACGAGTTTGCGGAGCAAGTTCTGGAGAAAAAGAAAAGTGATGTTTACTGCATGTGCTCTGAACATTTCACCGTAGGCTCCTATATTAGGAAAGGCAGCAAGATTTACCTGAAGAAAGGCGCAGTGCCCTCCATCTTTGAGCCTTTCGTAGGTTTTCCTACCATTAGGCGAAGGGAAGACCTTGATCAGGTCTCTAATGCAATCTCTTCATTAATCCCCACAGTCAGTCTCACTAATCGCAGCAGGTATATAGACAAGTGCGAAAAAGAGGGAAACAATCGTGCGTTTGCTGGTTCAAGATGCTTAAAGAAGGATAGCAGCACCCAAACTGAGGACATATCGAAGACAAATAATGGGCAAGTAGCAGTCCGTTTTTCGATGCTAAACAATTATTTACATCCTTGTGCCCCCTCAAACCCCGTGAACGTACAACCGATGTTTAAAGAACAGTACGCCCATGCGTTGCTGGATCTGAAATCAAAAGAAGAAATACTTTTTAAAGAGTCCACCAAGGCACCTTTGCCGGAGTCATCGTGTGCCACCAAAAAAGTGGAGGCTTCAATAAATATTCATGAATCACGAGCATCAGAGGAGATCTCCATActggtagagaagaaggaggacttGACCAGTGATCGGAAAGTCATTGTTTTTGAGTCCTGTCTAGACCAGCTGTTCTTGAAGCTTTGTAGTGCAGCACATTGTCTGTGTAAATCTCCTATTAAAATACTGGAGAAGAAAATGGATGGGCTGGAGCTGGTAGTAAATGCTATTTGTACTAGTGGACATAAGTTTGAGCTCTGGTCAAACCAGCCGAGGAAGGGAGATATGATAATGGGAACAGTTCCTCTGTCTGAACCGATTTTGCTCAGTAGTTCCACT CAGAAATCTCAGTTTGATGAGGTCGCAGTTCACTTCTCCAAGGAGGAGTGGGACTCTTTAAaaacagaagagaaggagatttaCTGGGAGGTGATGATAGAGAATTACCAGACCCTCCGCTCTCTAG GACGGATCAGTGTGATCCCTCAGATTGTATCAATGATTGAGCGGGGGGAGGAACCCTATGTGATAGGCCCCTCACATTCTGAGAAGGAAAATCCAGTAGTCCACAGCATGG TTGCGCCTGTGCGGGCGGAGCCTCCTCTGACGAGAAGCAGCGGTGTCTCACAGTGTGGTGGTCCTATCGGAGATGCACAGAATGAAAATGTAGAGAAACGTGAAATATCACAGGAGTGTGAAGAAGCCTTCCTGGAGAAAAGGGGACTCCCGGATTATGTGATACCGACTCACATGGAGGAATGTCCAGACTGTGGGAAACTCTTCTTATATAAATCCTATCTCACCaggcatcagagaactcacaccggGGAGAAGCCCTACCCCTGCACGGAGTGCGACAAGTGTTTTACAGACCGCTCCAGCCTGGCGAAGCACCAGAGAACGCACGGGATAGGGAAGGTCTTCGTCTGCCCGGACTGTGAGAAATGTTTCGGCTTGAAGTTGGACCTCATTAAGCACCAAGCAGTCCACAAGGAAGAGTactccttcatttgttccgtatgcgGAGAAAGCTTTCTAGACTACTTCGCTCTAGGGCGGCACAAGAGCAGTCACAAAGCAACATTTCACTTGTGTCCGATATGCGGCAAATGTTTCTCTAATCCGTCACACCTGCTTATACACAGGAAAATCCATAAAGGAGAACAGCCGTATTCTTGCACGGAATGTGGCGAATGTTTCAAAAACAACTTCGACCTAGTTAAGCATAAGCAGACTCGTCCGAGCGTCAAGCGATTTCCATGTTCGGAATGTGGGAAATGCTTCACCCAGACTTCCAGTCTTTATGCCCATCGGAGACTTCACTTAGGAGCGAAACCGTACTCCTGTCCTGAATGCGGGAGGTGTTTCGCTAAGAAATCCAGCCTGATTAAGCATCGGAGGCTACACACCGGAGAGAAACCATTTTCCTGTTTCGAGTACGGAAAATGTTTCGCTGTACACTCCAATCTGGTCAAACACCAGCAGCTTCACACTAGAGAGAAAAGGGTCTTGTATTcataa